One window of the Anolis sagrei isolate rAnoSag1 chromosome 5, rAnoSag1.mat, whole genome shotgun sequence genome contains the following:
- the C5H6orf120 gene encoding UPF0669 protein C6orf120 homolog isoform X2: MATPCERLLLVLLASQGLLFTASAYNEEDDTPEEWLLLHVVHGQIGAGNYSYLRLNHEGKIILQMQSLQGDADLYVSDVTLHPSFDDYELQSVTCGRDVVYVPEHFRRPVGIGIYGHPSHRESEFEMKVFYDPTVVHSPFSGGSYNPEEMEMSRKHPPSTEDDSQDEESVFWTILIGILKLILEILF, translated from the coding sequence ATGGCCACTCCCTGCGAGCGATTGCTTCTGGTTTTGCTTGCTTCCCAAGGCCTTCTATTCACGGCAAGTGCTTACAATGAGGAGGACGATACACCGGAAGAATGGCTTCTCCTCCACGTGGTTCACGGTCAGATCGGCGCCGGGAACTACAGCTACTTAAGACTGAACCACGAAGGGAAGATCATTCTTCAGATGCAGAGCTTGCAAGGCGATGCGGACTTGTATGTGTCTGACGTGACACTTCACCCCAGTTTCGACGATTACGAGCTGCAGTCCGTCACTTGCGGCCGGGACGTGGTGTATGTCCCTGAGCACTTTCGCCGCCCGGTGGGGATAGGGATCTACGGCCACCCGTCTCACCGGGAGAGCGAATTCGAGATGAAGGTATTCTACGATCCGACCGTTGTGCATTCGCCGTTTAGTGGCGGCTCCTACAATCCGGAAGAGATGGAAATGAGCCGCAAGCATCCTCCGTCAACGGAAGATGACTCTCAGGACGAAGAATCGGTCTTCTGGACTATACTCATTGGGATACTCAAGCTAATCCTCGAAATCCTCTTTTAG
- the C5H6orf120 gene encoding UPF0669 protein C6orf120 homolog isoform X1 yields MVVSERGEMATPCERLLLVLLASQGLLFTASAYNEEDDTPEEWLLLHVVHGQIGAGNYSYLRLNHEGKIILQMQSLQGDADLYVSDVTLHPSFDDYELQSVTCGRDVVYVPEHFRRPVGIGIYGHPSHRESEFEMKVFYDPTVVHSPFSGGSYNPEEMEMSRKHPPSTEDDSQDEESVFWTILIGILKLILEILF; encoded by the coding sequence GTGAGATGGCCACTCCCTGCGAGCGATTGCTTCTGGTTTTGCTTGCTTCCCAAGGCCTTCTATTCACGGCAAGTGCTTACAATGAGGAGGACGATACACCGGAAGAATGGCTTCTCCTCCACGTGGTTCACGGTCAGATCGGCGCCGGGAACTACAGCTACTTAAGACTGAACCACGAAGGGAAGATCATTCTTCAGATGCAGAGCTTGCAAGGCGATGCGGACTTGTATGTGTCTGACGTGACACTTCACCCCAGTTTCGACGATTACGAGCTGCAGTCCGTCACTTGCGGCCGGGACGTGGTGTATGTCCCTGAGCACTTTCGCCGCCCGGTGGGGATAGGGATCTACGGCCACCCGTCTCACCGGGAGAGCGAATTCGAGATGAAGGTATTCTACGATCCGACCGTTGTGCATTCGCCGTTTAGTGGCGGCTCCTACAATCCGGAAGAGATGGAAATGAGCCGCAAGCATCCTCCGTCAACGGAAGATGACTCTCAGGACGAAGAATCGGTCTTCTGGACTATACTCATTGGGATACTCAAGCTAATCCTCGAAATCCTCTTTTAG